The stretch of DNA TGCGGCTTCACCAAGCCCTCCAAGGCCAACGAGGCCGCCTTCGACGCCGCGGTCGAAGAAGTTGCCGCCGTCTCCGCCCGCCTCTTGCGTTCCCTTGAAACCACCGCCCCGCCGAAGAATCGCGAAGAAGAAGCCGCCAAAGCCAGGGAGCGCGCCGCCATCCGCTTCGGCGGCTGATTCCTCCGCAGGAATCAACTTCAGTTTCCCGCTCACCAAATCTTCCATTCTTCGCTCTTCCCTTTTACCTACTCGCAGATTTCCTTTATCCTCTCGTACACAATCGAGGGAACCCGAAATGTCTTCACTTATTCGCAGCCGTGCCATCCTGCTCATCATTCTTCTTTCTGCCGCCGCTCTCTACGCGCAAGACCTGAACTCCACACGTGCCGCCTCCATCTGGGACAACATGCCCCACGCGAGTGCCGCGGCGCAGGTCGCCATTTCACCCGACGGCACCAAGATCGCATACACCGATGGCGCTCACATCTTTC from Terriglobia bacterium encodes:
- a CDS encoding DUF2277 domain-containing protein, coding for MCRNIRTLFNFEPPVTDDEIRAASLQFVRKICGFTKPSKANEAAFDAAVEEVAAVSARLLRSLETTAPPKNREEEAAKARERAAIRFGG